One Candidatus Baltobacteraceae bacterium genomic window, CGAAGAGCGTTTTGCTCTCCAGGCGCGTTGTGGTCCCGTAGGCTGCTTGTAAGGCCGTCTGCGTCGCCGAGAACTGGGAAATCACCTTAGCAATATCGGCATCTTCGATGCCCGACTGCACCTTGGTGTTGTTAGCGACTTGTGAATCCGTCGCGGCGCCGATATTGGCAATCGTCTGCAGGTTGCCTCCGAGCACCGCCCGGGCGTTGACGACGCTCTGCAGGACCCGGTCCGCATCGCCGATCTGACGCGTGAGATTGTTCGTCAAGTCCGCCTGGGAATTCACCTTAAAGGCCGCAACGAAATTTGCGGAGTTGATGGCGCCCGCGCTCGGAACGTCCTTGATCTGAAACGCTCCGCTCGCCGAGGTCAGCGAGAGGCGCTCCGCCTTCGGGTCGAACGTCGCCGTTACGCCGGTCCCCGAGCCGTTGATCGCGGCGAGCACGGCACTTATGGGTTGTCCCGGTGCGAACGTCAGCGTGACGCCGTTGGGCGCGGCCGCCGAGGCGATACTAATGGATATATTGCCCGTCGAGTCCGTGCCGACCGGCGTTTGAAAATTTGCGGAATTGAGGGCCGTCGCGGGACCGATCGCAGTGCCGGCGCGATTGATCG contains:
- the flgL gene encoding flagellar hook-associated protein FlgL yields the protein ENQTSTNVQSISAELTTVDSALSSLSNVMQKARSLAVEGASGTLSTSQQQAIASQVDGLLQEAIGLANTQYAGKYVFAGTANPQQQPVAASGQPVTAVVSSGNLSAQSQVLPDGQTIATSLTLQQAFNYAAPDGSPDVFQSLITLRDTLAKGAIVDASTGPINRAGTAIGPATALNSANFQTPVGTDSTGNISISIASAAAPNGVTLTFAPGQPISAVLAAINGSGTGVTATFDPKAERLSLTSASGAFQIKDVPSAGAINSANFVAAFKVNSQADLTNNLTRQIGDADRVLQSVVNARAVLGGNLQTIANIGAATDSQVANNTKVQSGIEDADIAKVISQFSATQTALQAAYGTTTRLESKTLFDYLP